The following are encoded in a window of Catellicoccus marimammalium M35/04/3 genomic DNA:
- a CDS encoding heavy metal translocating P-type ATPase encodes MKELVFYLPTLPKEEDWLEQVKHLSAIARAEYQAENQLLTIKYDPTSATKDEVVSHIQKLVPQLMEQKIEDYAVEEISCASCALTIETGLNKIEGIHEVIINPVTQKVRVFSDASVTKEEVEEKLSSLGYPVVKKEVPVTKEESPNSKKKEDTSHCATTSKAKKSSFHLVTMGILAAISFYISMAPMLHLPIFSVLDLTTHPEITSVVLLLLSLPVLYFARKIYNVGFTALFHFSPNMETLIALGTSISWVYSVYETVQIFLHHSYHGLYYDSVALILTFVLIGHTIEHRTTDSAKDTLKDVSSMIPKVVHKIMDNHTYEDLPADQLQVGDEIQVRSGETIPFDGVILEGTSDVQESMLNGESLPKTKTVGDKVYAGTISTVGTINVKIEKATNDNMLYQISNLVEKAQQDKLPIHKLVDKISKVFVPLVMILAVVTFLFWKFYAKDSIDFSLNMLVSVLIIACPCALGLATPISTMISMKNLAQKGILLKKSSLLEEISHIDTVVFDKTGTLTTGTLAVEDVILMDEKEDQGNFLAMVGSVEQSSEHPIAKAIVEEVKKEQLSFVGTKDMNTYPGLGTAATIDGAVISIGNQALMKEKGVEIPQAALQKVEVFENEGKTVIYCAKDATFLGMITLSDTLRSESKKVVQALQAMDKKVVILTGDNERNAKAIAQKLGVTEVIANVLPQNKQNEIQKLMNAGRKVIMVGDGINDAPSIATATIGISMNSGTNLAIDASDIILINDALTSIPELFFIGKKTLSNIKENLFWALVYNVISIPLAMGIPYFFGGPLVNPVISSIAMSASSIIIVLNALRLKHLHFKD; translated from the coding sequence ATGAAAGAGTTAGTGTTCTATCTTCCTACCCTTCCGAAAGAAGAAGATTGGTTGGAACAAGTAAAGCATTTATCTGCGATTGCTCGTGCAGAGTATCAAGCAGAGAACCAGTTATTAACCATAAAGTATGATCCTACTTCTGCAACTAAAGATGAAGTAGTTTCTCATATACAAAAGCTTGTCCCTCAATTGATGGAACAAAAAATTGAGGATTACGCAGTGGAAGAAATTAGTTGTGCTTCTTGTGCGTTAACGATTGAAACAGGATTGAACAAAATTGAAGGAATTCATGAAGTCATTATTAATCCTGTTACACAAAAAGTACGAGTTTTTTCTGATGCTTCTGTTACCAAAGAAGAAGTCGAAGAAAAATTATCGAGTTTAGGATATCCAGTGGTCAAAAAGGAAGTTCCTGTCACAAAAGAAGAAAGTCCAAACTCAAAGAAAAAAGAGGACACTTCGCATTGTGCAACAACAAGTAAGGCGAAGAAATCGAGTTTCCATTTAGTTACGATGGGAATTTTAGCTGCGATTAGTTTTTATATCAGTATGGCTCCAATGTTACATTTACCTATTTTTTCGGTTCTTGATTTAACAACACACCCAGAAATTACTTCAGTCGTACTATTATTACTATCTCTTCCTGTATTATATTTTGCTCGAAAAATTTATAATGTCGGTTTCACTGCCTTATTCCATTTTAGCCCTAACATGGAAACGTTGATTGCTCTAGGAACTTCTATTTCTTGGGTATATAGCGTATATGAAACCGTACAAATCTTTTTACACCATAGTTATCATGGATTGTACTACGATTCTGTAGCGTTGATTTTAACCTTTGTTTTAATTGGTCATACGATTGAACATCGAACTACAGATAGTGCAAAAGATACATTGAAAGATGTTTCTTCTATGATTCCCAAAGTGGTACATAAAATTATGGATAATCACACTTATGAAGATTTACCTGCGGATCAATTACAAGTTGGGGATGAAATCCAAGTTCGTTCTGGAGAAACGATTCCTTTTGATGGAGTGATTTTAGAAGGAACTTCTGATGTGCAAGAATCAATGTTAAACGGAGAAAGCTTGCCAAAAACAAAAACAGTAGGCGATAAAGTCTATGCAGGAACTATTAGTACAGTGGGTACGATTAATGTAAAAATTGAAAAAGCCACTAACGATAATATGTTGTATCAAATTTCTAACTTAGTAGAAAAAGCACAACAAGATAAATTGCCAATCCACAAATTAGTAGATAAAATCTCTAAAGTGTTTGTTCCATTGGTCATGATTTTAGCGGTTGTGACCTTCCTATTTTGGAAATTCTATGCGAAAGATTCCATTGATTTCTCTTTAAACATGTTAGTTTCTGTTTTAATTATTGCTTGTCCATGTGCGCTAGGTCTTGCGACACCAATTTCTACGATGATTAGTATGAAAAACTTAGCACAAAAAGGGATTTTATTGAAGAAAAGTTCTTTATTAGAAGAAATTTCTCATATCGATACCGTAGTCTTTGATAAGACAGGAACATTAACGACAGGTACTTTAGCTGTAGAAGATGTGATTTTGATGGATGAAAAAGAAGATCAAGGAAACTTCTTAGCGATGGTAGGAAGTGTGGAACAAAGCTCTGAACATCCGATTGCAAAAGCGATTGTAGAAGAAGTGAAAAAAGAACAACTTTCTTTTGTTGGTACCAAAGATATGAATACTTATCCTGGTTTAGGAACTGCCGCAACGATTGATGGTGCTGTGATTTCTATTGGGAATCAAGCTTTGATGAAAGAAAAAGGAGTAGAAATCCCTCAAGCCGCTTTACAAAAAGTGGAAGTTTTTGAAAATGAAGGAAAAACTGTGATTTATTGTGCTAAAGATGCTACTTTTTTAGGAATGATTACTTTAAGTGACACACTTCGTTCAGAAAGTAAGAAAGTCGTTCAAGCCTTACAAGCAATGGATAAAAAAGTAGTAATTTTAACCGGAGATAATGAACGTAATGCCAAAGCCATTGCACAAAAATTAGGAGTAACCGAAGTCATTGCGAATGTTTTACCACAAAATAAACAAAATGAAATTCAAAAATTAATGAATGCTGGACGTAAAGTAATTATGGTCGGAGATGGAATTAATGATGCTCCTTCGATTGCGACCGCAACGATTGGAATTTCAATGAATTCTGGAACAAACTTGGCGATTGATGCTTCTGATATCATTTTAATTAATGATGCTCTAACTTCTATTCCAGAATTATTCTTCATTGGTAAAAAGACGCTATCCAATATCAAGGAAAATCTTTTCTGGGCTTTGGTTTACAATGTGATTAGTATTCCACTCGCGATGGGAATTCCTTATTTCTTTGGTGGTCCATTAGTGAACCCAGTGATTTCAAGTATTGCGATGAGTGCAAGCTCTATCATTATTGTTTTAAATGCTCTTCGTTTAAAACACTTACATTTCAAAGATTAA
- a CDS encoding type B 50S ribosomal protein L31: MKKGIHPDYRPVVFMDSTTGFKFLSGSTKESQETVEWEDGKTYPLIRVEISSDSHPFYTGRQKFTQADGRVDRFNKKYGLSND; this comes from the coding sequence ATGAAAAAAGGAATTCATCCAGATTACCGTCCAGTAGTATTCATGGATTCAACTACAGGATTCAAATTCTTATCTGGTTCAACAAAAGAATCACAAGAAACTGTAGAATGGGAAGATGGAAAAACTTATCCATTAATCCGTGTTGAAATCTCTTCAGATTCACACCCATTCTATACAGGTCGTCAAAAATTCACACAAGCAGACGGACGTGTGGACCGTTTCAACAAAAAATACGGTTTATCAAACGACTAA
- a CDS encoding lipoprotein — MKKRWLALASGLLLFSLAGCGSKEDEKTEESSSVEQTQSSEEESKIEESTESTQQSTEVTTEETTQNTAQPKVQDTQNHDMGDHVKPQKDEHENNHDMGEHVKPQKDEHENNHDMGANVKPQSDEYGDNHDMGANVKPQSNEWG; from the coding sequence ATGAAAAAACGTTGGTTAGCACTGGCTTCTGGATTATTACTGTTTTCTTTAGCAGGATGTGGAAGTAAAGAAGACGAAAAAACAGAAGAATCTTCTTCAGTAGAACAAACACAATCCAGTGAAGAAGAATCAAAAATAGAAGAGTCTACAGAAAGTACACAACAAAGCACAGAAGTGACTACGGAAGAAACAACGCAAAACACTGCCCAGCCAAAAGTTCAAGATACACAAAACCATGATATGGGAGATCATGTGAAACCACAAAAAGACGAACATGAGAATAACCATGACATGGGAGAACATGTAAAACCACAAAAAGATGAACATGAAAATAACCATGATATGGGAGCAAACGTAAAACCTCAAAGTGATGAATATGGAGACAATCACGATATGGGGGCAAATGTGAAACCACAAAGTAATGAGTGGGGATAG
- a CDS encoding copper homeostasis protein CutC — MIKEACITNEKEALNAVKKGAQRLEYCVDLSCGGIEPTNKEVIYLRKVVPVEIPMMVMIRPRGGDFHYTKEEVQKMEAKIKELNHLPQVGFVFGCLTKEKTIDVSSCEKLLKAAGTCPCTFHMAFDEISAQNWTQSIQQIANLGFENLLTHGGPLTTPITNTLSSLQKIQSFLASTSVQLLIGGGVTKENLSFLATQFPNADFHGTKIVGGLLNE, encoded by the coding sequence ATGATTAAAGAAGCTTGTATTACAAATGAAAAAGAAGCGTTGAATGCGGTAAAAAAAGGTGCGCAACGCTTAGAATATTGTGTAGATTTATCTTGTGGGGGGATTGAACCTACAAACAAAGAAGTAATTTACTTACGGAAGGTAGTTCCTGTAGAAATTCCAATGATGGTAATGATTCGCCCTCGTGGAGGTGATTTTCATTATACAAAAGAGGAAGTACAAAAAATGGAAGCCAAAATCAAAGAATTAAACCATTTGCCACAAGTTGGCTTTGTTTTTGGTTGCTTAACAAAAGAAAAAACAATCGATGTTTCTTCCTGTGAAAAGCTACTAAAAGCAGCGGGTACTTGTCCTTGTACGTTTCACATGGCTTTTGATGAAATTTCTGCACAAAACTGGACTCAAAGTATTCAACAAATCGCAAACTTAGGTTTTGAAAATCTCTTAACCCATGGTGGACCGTTAACAACTCCTATTACAAATACTTTATCTTCCTTACAAAAAATTCAGTCTTTTTTAGCCTCTACTTCTGTGCAATTATTAATTGGTGGTGGCGTAACCAAAGAAAATCTATCTTTTTTAGCCACTCAATTTCCAAACGCAGATTTTCATGGCACAAAAATTGTAGGAGGACTTCTAAATGAATGA
- the recD2 gene encoding SF1B family DNA helicase RecD2: MEETQITGQVLRIVFQRGDYAIASVRIIGTPPTHLEQRTMVVGTLPELVESETYDFIGHVVEHPTYGWQWQVESFHLHEPDEVEHLVEYFSSERFTGVGKKTAESIIETLGKDAIAKIKEDPSCLDEVPKLRQKQKEVLIKEVQAHYGKDQILLELRNLGLSGPQAEKIYKKEKQRSLAVIQKNPYQLLKMDLRISFDKVDHIARELGIEATDQRRLQAGVEMVLQLHCYRSGDTYLDLRSLLETAQKELEKGQSEPIDIALIQEAISDLLKERKLYFVKEEESQVYLPTFFDAETSIVFALQRLAEAPVPYSEDEIDQAIQKLEKKSTFRYGNSQKRALKKAMQHNVFLLTGGPGTGKTTIIKAILELYSMLEEVPLEAKDGEDTLFHLAAPTGRAARRMHESTGLPAATIHRMLGLGLGEEVQEANREIRDGIVIVDEFSMVDTLLCKTLLEAIDTGVKVIFVGDHFQLPSVGPGQILGDLLASEVLPFEELQDIYRQNEDSTIIDVAHEVCQGVMPQDFTAKKADRSYFERPASELKDSIQQIVEVALKKGYSAKTLQVLAPTYNGEAGIHALNQTLQQVMNPDFGKKEPFVADQCTYYEGDKIINLENDVENNVFNGDIGFVTAIQDGKLWVDFEGNEVSFTKKEKDRISLAYCCSIHKSQGSEYDSVIIPMVNRYPIPLLKRNLLYTAITRAKKSVIFIGEEMAFQRCIETPGNERKTGLIYHLHRVFGEPKTEQEEKYNVEVEEKIEEEAIAYINEPIEEEKEEDYVLTNEKVYQRLISPMIGMDGKTPWDFIKEQD, encoded by the coding sequence ATGGAAGAAACGCAAATTACAGGGCAAGTCTTACGTATTGTCTTTCAAAGAGGGGACTATGCGATTGCTAGTGTTCGTATTATTGGTACACCTCCTACGCATTTAGAACAAAGAACCATGGTAGTAGGGACTTTGCCAGAATTAGTAGAAAGTGAGACCTATGATTTTATTGGGCATGTGGTAGAGCACCCGACCTATGGATGGCAATGGCAAGTCGAGTCTTTTCATTTACATGAGCCAGATGAGGTAGAACACTTAGTAGAATATTTTTCTAGTGAACGCTTTACAGGAGTAGGGAAAAAGACCGCAGAATCGATTATAGAAACTCTAGGAAAAGATGCGATTGCAAAAATTAAAGAAGACCCAAGTTGCTTAGATGAAGTGCCTAAATTGCGTCAAAAACAAAAAGAAGTACTAATTAAAGAAGTACAAGCGCATTATGGAAAAGACCAAATTCTTTTAGAACTACGTAATTTAGGTTTGAGTGGACCTCAAGCAGAAAAGATTTACAAAAAAGAAAAGCAACGTTCGTTAGCAGTTATTCAAAAAAATCCTTATCAATTATTGAAAATGGACTTACGAATCTCTTTTGATAAAGTTGACCATATCGCAAGAGAATTAGGAATAGAAGCTACAGATCAACGTCGATTACAAGCGGGCGTAGAAATGGTGTTACAATTGCACTGCTATCGTAGTGGGGATACGTATTTAGATCTAAGAAGTTTATTGGAGACAGCACAAAAAGAGTTAGAAAAAGGACAAAGCGAACCGATTGATATTGCTTTGATTCAAGAAGCGATTTCTGATCTTTTGAAAGAAAGAAAGCTGTACTTTGTAAAAGAAGAAGAATCACAAGTATATTTACCGACATTTTTTGATGCAGAAACCAGTATTGTCTTTGCCTTACAACGTTTAGCAGAAGCTCCTGTACCTTACAGTGAAGATGAAATTGATCAAGCGATTCAAAAATTAGAAAAGAAAAGTACGTTCCGTTATGGCAACTCGCAAAAAAGAGCGTTGAAAAAAGCAATGCAACATAATGTCTTTCTTTTAACAGGAGGTCCAGGAACCGGAAAAACAACGATTATTAAGGCAATTTTAGAGTTGTATTCCATGTTAGAAGAAGTTCCTTTAGAAGCAAAGGATGGCGAAGATACGTTATTCCATCTTGCAGCACCAACAGGAAGAGCAGCTCGAAGAATGCATGAATCAACAGGCTTACCTGCAGCGACCATCCACCGTATGCTTGGATTGGGACTAGGAGAAGAAGTGCAAGAAGCCAATCGAGAAATTCGCGATGGGATTGTCATTGTGGATGAATTTTCTATGGTGGATACTTTGCTTTGTAAAACGCTATTAGAGGCAATTGATACAGGAGTCAAAGTGATTTTTGTTGGCGATCATTTCCAATTACCTTCTGTAGGACCAGGGCAAATTTTAGGCGACCTTTTAGCATCTGAGGTTTTACCTTTTGAAGAGTTACAAGATATTTATCGTCAAAATGAAGACTCTACGATTATTGATGTTGCTCATGAAGTTTGCCAAGGTGTGATGCCACAAGACTTTACGGCTAAAAAGGCGGATCGTTCTTATTTTGAGCGTCCAGCTAGTGAGCTAAAAGACAGCATCCAGCAAATTGTGGAAGTGGCTTTAAAAAAAGGCTATAGTGCAAAAACGCTACAAGTGCTCGCTCCTACTTATAATGGAGAAGCAGGAATTCATGCATTAAATCAAACGTTACAACAAGTAATGAATCCTGATTTTGGAAAAAAAGAGCCATTTGTTGCCGACCAATGTACCTATTATGAAGGAGACAAAATTATCAATTTAGAAAATGATGTAGAAAATAATGTCTTTAATGGTGATATTGGGTTTGTGACTGCCATTCAGGATGGTAAATTATGGGTGGATTTTGAAGGAAATGAAGTCTCCTTTACAAAAAAAGAAAAGGATCGCATTTCTTTGGCATATTGTTGTTCGATTCATAAATCCCAAGGTTCAGAATATGATTCAGTGATTATTCCGATGGTCAATCGTTATCCAATTCCACTTTTAAAACGAAATCTTTTATATACCGCGATTACCCGTGCGAAAAAAAGTGTGATTTTTATTGGGGAAGAAATGGCCTTTCAACGTTGTATTGAAACGCCAGGAAATGAACGAAAGACAGGATTGATTTATCATCTTCATCGTGTTTTTGGAGAGCCAAAAACAGAGCAAGAAGAAAAATATAACGTCGAAGTAGAAGAAAAAATAGAAGAAGAAGCTATTGCTTATATTAACGAACCTATAGAAGAAGAAAAAGAAGAAGATTATGTGTTAACAAATGAAAAAGTCTATCAGCGATTGATTTCACCGATGATTGGTATGGATGGAAAAACACCATGGGACTTTATAAAAGAGCAGGATTGA
- a CDS encoding calcium-translocating P-type ATPase, PMCA-type has protein sequence MSKKTPYYVQSEVEICNEFQTSPDGLSSDQVAKNLETYGPNKLNEQKKKSMLAKFFDQFKDFMVLVLLAASLVSAFIGEVTDCIIILAVVILNAVFGVIQESKAEEAIDALKEMSTPNARVLRDGKVVEIKSDELVPGDVVLLEAGDVVPADVRFIEAASLKIEESALTGESVPVQKEATTLEDPETPIGDRVNMGYMNSNVTYGRGVGIVVATGMNTEVGHIAGMLANADETETPLKASLNQLGKVLTIIVLAIAVIMFVVGVFFQQKNVLDMLLTSISLAVAAIPEGLPAIVTIILALGTQKMAKRHALVRKLPAVETLGATDIICSDKTGTLTMNQMTVEQWMSNNQLHSANEAMDPDNMTLKIMNFCNDTKEADDGALLGDPTETALISFGKNKGFDLEKELAKEPRVAEIPFDSDRKLMTTVHDLQNGKFLIAVKGAPDELLKRCTTFEENGSVQPMTAEEEQFLLKTNKELATQALRVLAMAYKVVDEMPAVLTSEAVENGLTFAGLVGMIDPERKEAAEAVRTAKEAGIRPIMITGDHRDTAEAIAARLGIIQKGQHDAVITGAELDAMSDEEFENHVKQYSVYARVSPEHKVRIVKAWQDQGKVVAMTGDGVNDAPALKTADIGIGMGITGTEVSKGASDMVLADDNFSTIIVAVEEGRKVFSNIQKTIQYLLSANLGEVITLFVATLLGWDTLLPVHLLWINLVTDTFPAIALGVEPAEKDVMQHAPRGRQSNFFSGGVMSSIIYQGILEGLITLTVYWLAIHFPVHSGYDAIHADALTMTFATLGLLQLFHAFNVKSIHGSIFKIGIFRNKAFNWAILLSFVLLAITIVVPGFNQLFHVAHLDAYQWMIVLIASISIIPIVEIVKWVQRKKYNY, from the coding sequence ATGAGTAAGAAAACCCCTTACTACGTACAAAGTGAAGTCGAGATTTGTAACGAGTTTCAAACTTCACCTGATGGGCTATCTTCAGACCAAGTAGCCAAAAATTTAGAAACTTATGGTCCCAATAAATTAAATGAGCAGAAGAAGAAAAGTATGCTGGCCAAATTCTTTGATCAATTCAAAGATTTCATGGTCCTTGTTTTATTAGCTGCTTCTCTTGTCTCTGCGTTTATTGGTGAAGTTACCGACTGTATCATTATTTTAGCAGTAGTGATTTTAAATGCAGTCTTTGGTGTGATTCAAGAATCAAAAGCTGAAGAAGCCATTGATGCATTGAAAGAAATGTCAACGCCTAATGCTCGAGTATTGCGCGATGGCAAAGTGGTGGAAATTAAAAGTGATGAATTAGTTCCAGGAGATGTGGTATTACTAGAAGCAGGAGATGTGGTACCAGCAGATGTTCGCTTTATTGAAGCAGCTTCTTTAAAAATTGAAGAATCTGCCTTAACCGGAGAATCTGTTCCTGTACAAAAAGAAGCTACAACGTTAGAAGATCCAGAAACACCAATTGGTGACCGGGTGAATATGGGTTATATGAATAGTAATGTAACCTATGGTCGCGGAGTAGGGATTGTAGTCGCAACAGGAATGAATACAGAAGTAGGTCACATCGCAGGAATGTTAGCGAATGCCGATGAGACAGAAACTCCATTGAAAGCAAGTCTAAATCAATTAGGTAAAGTCTTAACGATTATCGTTTTAGCGATTGCCGTAATTATGTTTGTTGTTGGTGTTTTCTTCCAACAAAAAAATGTGTTAGATATGTTGTTAACTTCTATCTCTTTAGCGGTAGCAGCGATTCCGGAAGGATTACCTGCGATTGTAACGATTATTTTAGCACTAGGTACACAAAAAATGGCCAAACGCCATGCGTTAGTTCGTAAGTTACCTGCAGTAGAGACATTGGGAGCTACTGATATTATTTGTTCTGATAAAACAGGTACATTAACAATGAACCAAATGACTGTGGAACAATGGATGAGTAATAACCAATTACACAGTGCTAATGAAGCGATGGATCCAGACAATATGACACTAAAAATCATGAACTTCTGTAATGATACGAAAGAAGCTGATGATGGTGCGTTACTTGGTGATCCGACAGAAACAGCATTAATTAGTTTTGGTAAAAATAAAGGATTTGATTTAGAAAAAGAATTAGCGAAAGAACCTCGCGTAGCAGAAATTCCTTTTGATTCTGACCGTAAATTAATGACTACTGTTCATGACTTACAAAATGGTAAGTTCTTAATCGCAGTAAAAGGGGCGCCAGATGAATTATTAAAACGTTGTACAACGTTTGAAGAAAATGGTTCTGTTCAACCAATGACAGCAGAAGAAGAACAATTCTTATTGAAGACGAATAAAGAATTAGCGACACAAGCGTTACGTGTATTAGCAATGGCTTATAAAGTTGTCGATGAAATGCCTGCAGTTTTAACAAGTGAAGCAGTTGAAAATGGTTTAACTTTCGCTGGCTTAGTTGGAATGATTGACCCTGAACGTAAAGAAGCAGCAGAAGCGGTTCGCACGGCAAAAGAAGCAGGAATTCGCCCAATTATGATTACTGGGGACCACCGTGATACTGCAGAAGCGATTGCTGCTCGTTTAGGAATCATCCAAAAAGGCCAACATGATGCTGTAATTACTGGGGCAGAATTAGATGCAATGTCCGATGAAGAATTTGAAAATCATGTAAAACAATATTCTGTTTATGCTCGTGTATCTCCTGAACATAAAGTTCGTATTGTAAAAGCTTGGCAAGACCAAGGAAAAGTAGTAGCGATGACAGGAGATGGAGTCAACGATGCTCCTGCGTTGAAGACTGCAGATATTGGAATTGGTATGGGAATTACGGGTACAGAAGTATCAAAAGGAGCTTCTGACATGGTCTTAGCTGATGATAACTTCTCTACAATTATTGTAGCGGTAGAAGAGGGACGTAAAGTCTTCTCTAATATTCAAAAAACGATTCAATATCTATTGTCTGCGAACTTAGGAGAAGTGATTACTTTATTTGTCGCAACTCTATTAGGTTGGGATACATTATTACCGGTTCACTTATTGTGGATTAACTTAGTAACAGATACTTTCCCAGCGATTGCCTTAGGGGTAGAACCAGCAGAAAAAGATGTCATGCAACATGCACCTCGTGGTCGTCAATCAAACTTCTTCTCTGGTGGAGTAATGAGTAGTATTATCTACCAAGGGATTTTAGAAGGTTTGATTACATTAACTGTTTACTGGTTAGCGATTCATTTCCCTGTTCACAGCGGATATGATGCTATCCATGCGGATGCGTTAACAATGACTTTTGCTACTTTAGGATTATTACAATTGTTCCATGCGTTCAACGTAAAATCAATCCACGGTTCTATTTTCAAAATTGGTATCTTCCGCAACAAAGCGTTTAACTGGGCAATCTTGTTATCGTTTGTTTTATTAGCAATTACGATTGTCGTACCAGGATTCAACCAATTATTCCATGTTGCTCATCTAGATGCTTACCAATGGATGATTGTATTAATCGCAAGTATCTCAATTATTCCAATTGTTGAAATTGTGAAATGGGTACAACGTAAAAAATATAATTATTAA
- a CDS encoding SH3-like domain-containing protein: MNFKKLIAGSTLALSLLGAYDVAKEMTQPNTMEAQAATWNQNIQNKIDRLFSTPRISLNKSGIYAFGAYPINDLISGKRCDVVIGGWNGQKYNSLTQYGMKVTSAYGSDWANEGYIVGTKNNKPIVLRGEIEVTGSILNGYQGMIFLNVDSYYTKKVQKIVSDNNKPKEPKSTNCDQLLSAKGKATLYGNKFITKKKGTSKDSEVFRAKSYFTYKGKKYYSAYQTDSKGNSVWRGYVEEKKVNKLNSQKDYKTCVVKGKNYGIYNNLYFTKKVSTGSKYYNKTVIAKYKYRLSNGKTYYSIYQKDKFLGYIDIKALKAK, encoded by the coding sequence ATGAATTTTAAAAAATTAATCGCTGGTTCTACATTGGCGCTTTCTTTATTAGGAGCATATGATGTAGCCAAAGAAATGACACAACCAAATACAATGGAGGCCCAAGCTGCAACTTGGAATCAAAATATTCAAAATAAAATTGATCGATTATTCTCTACTCCACGTATTTCCTTAAATAAAAGTGGAATTTATGCATTTGGAGCATATCCTATTAATGATTTGATTTCAGGGAAAAGATGTGATGTTGTCATTGGTGGATGGAACGGACAAAAGTATAATTCGTTAACTCAATATGGAATGAAAGTAACGAGTGCTTATGGAAGCGATTGGGCAAATGAAGGATATATTGTAGGCACTAAAAATAATAAACCAATCGTTCTTCGGGGAGAAATTGAAGTAACAGGTTCAATTTTAAATGGTTATCAAGGAATGATTTTCTTAAATGTTGATTCTTACTATACAAAGAAAGTACAAAAAATAGTATCAGATAATAATAAGCCAAAAGAACCAAAATCTACAAATTGTGATCAATTATTATCTGCAAAAGGGAAAGCTACTTTATATGGAAATAAATTTATTACAAAGAAAAAAGGAACTTCTAAAGATTCTGAAGTTTTCAGAGCTAAAAGCTATTTTACCTATAAAGGAAAAAAATATTATTCTGCATACCAAACTGATTCTAAAGGGAATTCTGTTTGGAGAGGATATGTAGAAGAGAAAAAAGTAAACAAACTAAATAGTCAAAAAGATTATAAGACATGTGTAGTAAAAGGAAAAAATTACGGGATTTATAACAACTTATACTTTACAAAAAAAGTATCGACTGGTAGTAAATATTATAATAAGACAGTAATTGCCAAGTATAAATATCGTTTATCTAATGGAAAAACATATTATTCTATTTATCAAAAAGATAAATTCTTAGGCTATATAGATATTAAAGCATTAAAAGCAAAATAG
- a CDS encoding tRNA (cytidine(34)-2'-O)-methyltransferase, with the protein MTNHIVLYQPEIPQNTGNIARTCVGTNTHLHLIRPLGFSVDDKHLKRAGCDYWDDLNVHYYDDVHEFFAQNPVEEIYYIETFGTEPYHKMNYNTGKDIYLMFGRESTGIPKEVIEQYGGAERCVLIPQSDKVRSLNLSNTAAIVIYEVLRQQDFAPLRG; encoded by the coding sequence ATGACGAACCATATTGTTTTATACCAACCAGAAATTCCCCAAAATACAGGAAATATTGCTCGTACTTGTGTTGGGACCAATACTCATTTGCATTTAATTCGTCCTTTAGGATTTTCTGTCGATGACAAACATTTAAAACGTGCTGGTTGTGATTACTGGGATGATCTAAATGTTCATTATTATGATGATGTTCATGAATTTTTTGCTCAAAATCCAGTAGAAGAAATTTATTATATTGAAACGTTTGGTACCGAACCTTACCATAAAATGAATTACAATACAGGAAAAGATATTTATTTAATGTTTGGTCGTGAATCAACAGGGATTCCAAAAGAAGTGATTGAACAATACGGAGGAGCAGAACGTTGCGTATTAATTCCTCAATCGGACAAAGTTCGCTCTTTAAATTTATCCAATACAGCCGCAATTGTGATTTATGAAGTGTTGCGTCAACAAGATTTTGCACCATTAAGAGGCTAA